Proteins encoded by one window of Mercenaria mercenaria strain notata chromosome 4, MADL_Memer_1, whole genome shotgun sequence:
- the LOC123551095 gene encoding uncharacterized protein LOC123551095 encodes MEVLVIWILLNECLMSATCHSSTLCFQQRPKVDDSKICEQESDKLSCNEDEVIKINNVRYARNDNSGKGTCDHCSGKFTTADWQISLTSFKSKIYQYCSKQNKCLLNDVAKPSTTESDKEYLWQAIITYDCINTGLFKDICSSWEKTLKYESLYITYNATEAVLGYCSCIIKGAAIAFIVDYRPYHICSDTTFIVDGKLLTTCSQGGHPSIFNEPISYSRDGINLTVLFSKSPPQMFWLRITAFAHVHCYAERQVTRSTATILTNSEATLTTTTTTSRNQQTEIFISGSANTVMTTEKRLSQKDDIDGSEIPVLAIVVGIVCLTALVVAGILTYIFCKRRACRLAQKKHKRNGFNAVHFKAEKTGKPTISIIMNDVLYQDAEDITNSNSAFNNQETTAYSDYLEPVQAIADGSKANDNIENTNTALYENIANDNEKQCSMKLATKENECKCKCKYTQVIKDRKNNGVYNSVTEIDDYSHIRGFKNNSVPKCTDDYAHTKIRQESKSSQELDIYSHFNKEDISNSGDCQSVQENNENDEINEYDHLENYSNA; translated from the exons ATGGAGGTGCTCGTAATATGGATACTACTTAACG AATGTTTGATGTCAGCAACATGTCATTCATCAACTCTATGTTTTCAACAGCGACCAAAAGTAGACGACAGTAAAATTTGCGAGCAAGAGTCTGACAAATTATCATGTAATGAAGACGAGGTTATAAAGATCAACAATGTTCGTTATGCAAGGAACGACAACTCTGGTAAGGGAACCTGCGATCATTGCTCTGGGAAATTCACTACAGCAGACTGGCAAATAAGTTTAACCTCGTTCAAATCCAAAAtataccaatattgttcaaagcAGAATAAATGTTTATTAAACGATGTTGCAAAGCCAAGCACAACAGAAAGCGACAAAGAATATCTATGGCAAGCCATCATAACATACGATTGCATTAACACAG GTTTGTTCAAAGATATTTGTTCATCATGGGAGAAGACACTGAAGTACGAGTCGTTATATATCACGTATAATGCCACGGAGGCTGTTCTGGGATATTGTAGCTGTATAATTAAAGGGGCGGCGATCGCATTCATTGTTGATTACAGACCATATCACATCTGTTCTGATACAACATTCATTGTTGATGGTAAACTGTTGACCACGTGTTCACAAGGAGGTCACCCTTCAATATTTAATGAACCTATAAGCTATTCTCGCGATGGTATTAATTTAacggttttattttcaaaatctcCTCCCCAGATGTTTTGGCTTAGAATTACAG CCTTTGCGCATGTTCACTGCTATGCCGAAAGACAAGTGACAAGATCGACTGCCACAATTCtaacaaattcagaagctacattaacaacgacaacaacaacatcacGAAATCAACAGACAGAAATATTCATATCTGGTTCTGCAAACACAGTGATGACAACAGAAAAGAGATTGTCTCAGAAAG ATGACATTGACGGTAGTGAAATTCCCGTTTTAGCCATAGTTGTCGGAATTGTATGTTTGACGGCTCTTGTTGTTGCGGGAATCCTGACGTATATTTTCTGTAAAAG GAGAGCATGCAGACTTGCTCAAAAGAAGCACAAGCGCAATGGATTCAATGCAGTTCATTTTAAAGCTGAAAAGACAGGCAAACCGACAATTTCAATTATCATGAATGATGTATTGTACCAAGATGCTGAAGATATAACTAATTCAAATTCGGCTTTCAATAATCAAGAAACAACCGCATACTCTGATTATTTAGAACCAGTCCAAGCGATTGCAGACGGCTCGAAGGCAAATGATAACATAGAGAATACAAATACTGCTTTGTATGAAAACATAGCTAATGACAACGAAAAACAATGCAGTATGAAATTAGCAACAAAAGAGAACGAATGCAAATGCAAATGCAAGTACACACAAGTGATTAAAGACAGAAAGAATAATGGTGTGTATAATTCTGTCACTGAAATAGATGATTATTCACATATACGTGGTTTCAAGAACAATTCTGTGCCAAAATGTACGGATGATTACGCACATACTAAAATCCGTCAAGAGAGCAAAAGTTCACAGGAACTTGATATATACAGTCATTTTAACAAAGAAGATATTTCCAACAGTGGTGACTGCCAGTCTGTTCAAGAGAATAACGAAAACGACGAAATAAATGAATATGACCACCTTGAAAATTACTCGAATGCATGA